A region from the Sandaracinus amylolyticus genome encodes:
- a CDS encoding sigma-70 family RNA polymerase sigma factor translates to MTRARRDAELPASGAGTRPSAAKSPAGPRASDDDHDVSGESEASRLASDENAADENLDAAVNPEASGASDPDDASPDRDAAETLDAAALEKLGDELPPAARAPEDRERDRELVRRAQQGDQRAFRELFDRYHKRAYAVAFGVLKNKHDALDVVQESFVKVHRHLDGFQGSSSFYTWLYRIVMNLAIDQLRRKKTARPVEYDDAIDREGALADEHVLPRMLDANPRRTVIRRELMQRVEEALATLPEYHRQVIVLREIEGLSYEEMAEVLEVPKGTIMSRLFHARRKMQVALQDFVEGGDLEVEE, encoded by the coding sequence ATGACGCGCGCCAGGCGGGACGCCGAGCTCCCTGCGAGCGGCGCGGGGACGCGGCCCTCGGCGGCCAAGTCTCCGGCCGGGCCGCGCGCGTCCGACGACGATCACGACGTCTCGGGCGAGTCCGAGGCGTCGCGCCTCGCTTCGGACGAGAACGCGGCCGACGAGAACCTCGACGCGGCGGTGAATCCCGAGGCATCGGGCGCGTCTGACCCGGACGATGCGAGCCCCGATCGCGATGCCGCCGAGACTCTCGATGCCGCAGCCCTGGAGAAGCTCGGCGACGAGCTCCCTCCCGCTGCGCGCGCGCCCGAGGATCGCGAGCGCGATCGCGAGCTGGTGCGGCGTGCTCAGCAGGGCGATCAGCGCGCCTTCCGCGAGCTCTTCGACCGCTATCACAAGCGCGCGTACGCGGTCGCGTTCGGCGTCCTCAAGAACAAGCACGACGCGCTGGACGTCGTGCAGGAGTCGTTCGTCAAGGTCCACCGGCACCTCGACGGGTTCCAGGGCAGCTCGAGCTTCTACACCTGGCTCTACCGGATCGTCATGAACCTCGCGATCGACCAGCTCCGCCGCAAGAAGACGGCGCGCCCCGTCGAGTACGACGACGCGATCGATCGCGAAGGTGCGCTCGCCGACGAGCACGTGCTGCCGCGCATGCTCGACGCGAACCCGCGCCGCACGGTGATCCGCCGCGAGCTCATGCAGCGCGTCGAGGAGGCGCTCGCGACGCTGCCCGAGTACCACCGCCAGGTGATCGTCCTGCGCGAGATCGAAGGCCTCAGCTACGAAGAGATGGCAGAGGTCCTCGAGGTGCCCAAGGGAACGATCATGAGCCGCCTCTTCCACGCGCGCCGGAAGATGCAGGTGGCTCTCCAGGACTTCGTCGAAGGAGGCGACCTCGAGGTCGAGGAGTGA
- a CDS encoding anti-sigma factor family protein, translating to MGDQRFADDRLHRYFDGELSPEEASEVRRLVETEPALRAKLDGLREVRAVVRASVADELDDVPSDDLWARIESRIAEKPAAAPQPALRAVEGGRSEERARTPKAHDPARQRRIAGVVIAGLALAAAVLLLVLRPGEPPPGTDGRPIAQGEQPGREDDAIDLGASEPDAEELVFQTEVLEVDFGSNSGAVFAVEGDDGERYAVVWLADVQPKPPVDAIEPPPEEITPEQ from the coding sequence GTGGGGGATCAGCGTTTCGCAGACGATCGGCTGCATCGGTACTTCGACGGCGAGCTCTCGCCGGAGGAGGCGTCCGAGGTGCGCCGCCTCGTCGAGACCGAGCCCGCGCTGCGCGCGAAGCTCGACGGTCTCCGCGAGGTGCGCGCGGTGGTGCGCGCGTCGGTCGCGGACGAGCTCGACGACGTGCCGAGCGACGACCTCTGGGCGCGCATCGAGTCGCGGATCGCGGAGAAGCCGGCGGCGGCGCCGCAGCCCGCGCTGCGCGCGGTCGAGGGCGGGCGCTCCGAGGAACGCGCCCGCACGCCGAAGGCGCACGATCCCGCGCGCCAGCGTCGCATCGCCGGCGTGGTGATCGCGGGGCTCGCGCTCGCTGCCGCGGTGCTGCTGCTCGTGCTGCGCCCGGGTGAGCCGCCGCCGGGCACCGACGGTCGGCCGATCGCGCAGGGCGAGCAGCCGGGCCGCGAGGACGACGCGATCGATCTCGGCGCGAGCGAGCCCGACGCGGAAGAGCTCGTGTTCCAGACCGAGGTGCTCGAGGTCGACTTCGGATCGAACTCGGGCGCGGTGTTCGCGGTCGAGGGCGACGACGGAGAGCGCTACGCGGTGGTGTGGCTCGCGGACGTGCAGCCGAAGCCGCCGGTCGACGCGATCGAGCCGCCCCCCGAAGAGATCACGCCGGAGCAATGA